A DNA window from Impatiens glandulifera chromosome 7, dImpGla2.1, whole genome shotgun sequence contains the following coding sequences:
- the LOC124945646 gene encoding uncharacterized protein ycf20: MACCQILPSGRFININFATVNGISHNTIKKTAARSSRGLFLSIRAVQENEGPRRLVDFIRIIPDVSRNYFKSPSRRALFGGISLLGGFYVAQTISLSFGALGVNDVIAAVLCVLLTEYVTKYYYSRPKVTFPLALLNNFKMGFTYGLFIDAFKLAS; the protein is encoded by the coding sequence ATGGCATGTTGTCAGATTTTGCCTTCAGGAAGAttcattaacattaattttgCAACTGTAAACGGTATTTCACATAATACAATCAAGAAAACAGCAGCAAGATCCTCACGAGGGTTGTTCTTGTCTATCCGAGCTGTGCAAGAGAATGAAGGTCCTCGTCGTCTGGTTGACTTTATACGTATAATTCCAGATGTCTCAAGGAATTACTTCAAAAGTCCTTCAAGGAGAGCCCTGTTTGGAGGAATATCATTGCTGGGTGGATTTTATGTGGCTCAGACGATCTCATTGTCATTTGGAGCATTGGGAGTGAACGATGTTATTGCTGCTGTACTATGTGTGCTCTTAACGGAATATGTAACGAAGTATTATTACAGTCGTCCAAAGGTAACTTTCCCTCTGGCTCTCTTAAATAACTTCAAGATGGGCTTTACATATGGTCTCTTCATTGATGCTTTTAAACTT